In Electrophorus electricus isolate fEleEle1 chromosome 10, fEleEle1.pri, whole genome shotgun sequence, the genomic window CTGGACAAGGCCCCACAGCCGGGCAGCTCTATCAAAATGCAGGCCGGGGGTGACCGAGTCACCAGAgtaaaaaaacaggaaaaacaggaaaaaaaaacagacatactCCAAATGaggatgagtgagtgtgtaagctTATTAAAACAACTTCAACCTTAACCACTTTAAAACGCCTTTCATTGCAAGTTAAGTTTCAAATATGAAACTTTCGTcctgaaaaaagaagaagaacaaaaaaggtCAGAAATGAATGCGCGTGGTGCGTCCGCTATCTCTGCTTGTCACTCCGCAGTGATGGAAGGGGATGAAAAATGCCCTCCAGAGACAAACACATTTGGGCTCTGTTTTCCACACTAAGGCATATCATAGAAGGCCTGTCGATCCTCCAGACAATGGCAGCGGGACCATGAGAGACCTACGGGACAATAACAGGCAGCCTGTCACTGCTGACGGTGGGATTATTTACCTTGACTAATGCATCTGAATAGGAAGAGGAGTGGAAGCCATGGATCAAACCGCCCCATAATCCACCAGGGCCTACGCAGTGATGGACATGTCTATTATGTCAGATGGGGGACGGGGACCCTCTGCGGATCACATCTAGTGGTGTTGCTGGAAGACATCAGCAGGAGGAGGGAAGTGTACATCCTGACAGGTTTGACATTGATTGTTAGAGGCTGTTTtgtaaaaaagtatatatacGAAAAACAAGAGTGTTGGAAAGGATCTCAAGGACACTGGAAATTATAAAGCATGCTTAGTTCAAAAGAGACAGAAGGCATTGTTTCAAATTTCACAGCATGCAAAGAACAAAGAGAAACTCAAAAAGTTCCACAAGGACAAAGGCGCTATACCTCTTCGTTTATCCATCATACAAATTTTAGCTGCTCTTCAAAAATGAACTAGCTAAAGGATCCTGTGGTGTGACTTTGTATAGCAGTAGTGTAGATATTGGACTGCAATTCTCAGTTATTAGACTGCAAAACTATAAGAAGACTGCTGAAAAATGAAGTGGAGTGTTGCATTATTTGTACTGCTGTGATGTGAACAGCATTTTTGTGGCTGTCCCTGGGTCCACTGAGCCAGATAAAAATGCCTTAGGAGAAAAACTCACAGCTCCTCAACTGCAGCTGTCAGCCACACATCAGTGGCAAACCCAACGCTGTCACTCCAAAGGACGAGCTCAGTGCTTGGCTGGGGACAGCCGCAAGTCAAACCATCTCTTCAGCATCAGAGTTCTGGCACAATCCCCTGCACACCAGTGACACAGAGGCCTCCCCTCTTCTCAACATCACAGTTAGGCCAGGCTAATGAACTCCAAACTCCAGCCACAGACGGCGACTTCAACAACAAGTTActacaaaaaaagcaaaagcaaaaaaaggctCTGAATGAAATCTAAGTCTGATTCCAGATCAGTGTTTTGCAGGAATACATTTCTGTCAGTTCTGATGAAGCAGGGGGAACAGATGATGTGCAGAGCAGGGCCTTGGGCCACGGAGGCTGCTGTTAGGACTCATTAATGCGGATAGCCCCTATGGATCAGCGCCGGATTGTGGTTCTGGCGCTGGGCCTGCTGCTCTGACAGGTCATTATGGTGCCTCAAGCTGGGACCAGCTGCAAGGAGGCCCATAGCAGGCAGCCGGTCCTCTGTGTAACGCTCACACTgcctttctcctccaattccaGACAGCTGTGAGGCGCTTCCCTGATGCCCTTGCATCTGGATGATAGGTGGAGCTGCCTCCAAAAGGTTGCACAATGTATCGTATATGTATTGTCACAATATTGACCTACACGGTACTGATATTGTGGAAGTCTGCTATATGCAAATGAGCGACATATCAGATAATGTTTCAGTTCATGCTTTGAGCATCCTGGCTAATCTAAGAAATTCTAGATGAGTGTTTTtttatggggttttttgtgtgtattattaagCACCAGTGTTGGGGATAATGTGGCAGAAGAAATCTAACACATTAGCCTTATTGTAAAGAGGTGTGGGAGAtttgcaaagtaaaaaaaaaaaaaggtcggACAGCACTTGTATTATATGTAGTAATTTATTTGAGAATGGACAAAACACAAGACTATATTTCTGGTCATAATTACCTTTGTGCAATTTGGACCTATTTAGCTTTGCACTAAGAGATAGGTTAGGCATAAATTTGCGCTGTTCCACTTGCACAAATGGAGTCAATCATATGAGTACTGTCCAACCTTTTCTATGTTTtgaatttacttatttatttatttgtggattcattatattaaaaataatagtttCAGGAGTGTAGCCTGTTTACTCATCTTTACTTTAAATAGATACCCAAAGTAACACATTCACAAAGCATCTGGAATAATAATTTAGTATCACTAAATCTAGGGacaaaatgtcatgtttttgtgGATTGGACAGTTCATCACAAGGCTGTATGATTGAGTACAAAGCATAATACATGTGGAATCCTgtatacaataatataaagaCAATATAATATTTTGCAGCCCTACTTATCAGCCATCTCATCCATAACCAAGAAGAGCATCTGCATATATATCATTTgcatgattttatatatatatatatatatatatatatatatatatatatatatatatatatatatatatatatatatatatatatataatgcaaatGATCCATATCAGTAACAAATCAATACGCACTGTGTACTCCAGGCTTGTGTTGGCTGTGGGTAACTAATGCGCAGAGATACTATCTGCCACTTTACAGAGACAGAAGACGttggaagaggaaaaaaaccacaaaacagcaaaaataataaatgctcAGGTTCAGAGCTAATCGATATGAGCTTGGGTGTGGGTTAATCCTACCAATTGTCAAAGTGAGGGTGGAGTCAGCAGTGCAAGGCTGAGTGGGGCAGGACACATGAAGGCAGATGGTATTGATTTGCTCCACCGTTTAAACAAACCTGGGTAATGCAATTTAAAGTGTATCTGACGACCAAGGAAAAGCTATCGTTTCTCAATGCTgcaaaataaattgtaattagaCATTGGGGCTAAAGATAAGGAGGGCTCCAGCACCAGGTGGTGCACTTTGAATCTATCAGCTACATTTCCCCTGACCAGTCATAAACGGCTGAGATTATTACACCTCAGATTATGAACCCTTCCTCCCAccggggagagggggaggggtgttctTGATTGGCAGTACTTGTTGAAAAAGGTTGTGGCTCtccagaaaatgaaaagagCGCTTAACCCAGAGATGGCTCTAAGGGAATGCTCATCCACCGGCTACAGAGCTAGGGTTGGCGTAGCGGGCACGGCTGTGCTGGGGTTGGACTTTAATAATACAAAACCAAAGACTGGGGATTTATGAGCTGGCCATTTGGAGCGCTGCAGAAAAGAGTGCGCTCCATCAGAGAGTCCTGAATGGGGGGTTAGTAATGGCCTGCCAGGTTCTGGGAGGCCACAGATAAAACGAACAGATCCTCTCAGCCCATATCCGCCACTAATTAACCAACATGTGTTGCCTGCCAATCAATTTGATGATACAAGGCTGTACTGCGCTATTAATACACTCCAGACTCATAAAGTCCCTTTAAACAAGTGTGCCAAAAGGGTTGATATTCAAATCTGCCAGCAGTGTAATGCACTCAAAATATACAGCATATATGCATAGCAAACACCCTTCTCCAGAGACATTTAAAGCCATGTTGTCAAGCGTCGGCCAACGCCAGGGGGTGACTGAGTAGTAATTAAAATGGCACTACGTTCATCCTGCTTTCTCAAGAATAATTCCTTTTGAGTTATGGCTTTAATTGATCTTGATTTAAGGATTAAAACCTCATGTGGTTGGCCCGCACACATAAGACTTGCGATATTAACTTTACCACACTGAGGAAATGTGGAGGATTATATCAATTTAGGGTATTAGAGTTTGGCACATAGCTGATTGCACAGTGAAACGGAGGTTAAAGTATTGATTTGCTGGTCAACGTACCGAGGAGGGCACTCCCCTGTTGCCTGTGTCCTCTTAGACTGAGGCTATTGCTCCAGATAAATCTTTCACTGAGTACAGCACAGGCTGAATGTGTACAATCACTACAGGGATGTTTGGGTCATTTTCGAAGATATGAAACCACTGGTTATTTGGACTGTGCATTGTTGGAAATCTTTTAGTGTAATCTTTCTTAAGCACAAGCTGGCTAATTAATGATTTGTCAGACAGTGAAAATTGCTAACCACTCTGCATGtgtcacatttacagcacattATGTGTCTGGTATGGAATATTAAATCTTGGAAAGCTAGCATGATAAATTTTAGATGGTGTCACGTCAATAAAAATTTTATCATAATTACTGACTGAGCTTCAACTTGCCATATCCTGCTTCCAGAGCTGCAATAAAGATATGCCTCCTGTAAGAAAGCAGCTTTTGCTGTCAAATGAATCAGCTCATCAATTAATATATAAGGTTCTATCAAatccaaaatacacacatgtacactaaATCACCTGACTGTTCCTTTTTCTGaaattgtatttacattttgaacAGAACTATACTAAGATCGGCTCCTTGAGTTTCTTACCCATTGCGCAAGACTGCTGCTCAGTGCCCACATGCCCTCACATGTACTCTCATCCCCCAGACCCTCAGCCTGGTGTGGCGTGTGAAGTGCTGGCACTCTTGTAACCCCACAGTGGCCCAGTGCCCTTGTGTAGCTTTCCACCTGAAGGCCAGCTTTGTGCTGCAGGCATGAGCCAGGCACTGCTGAGCTGCACCGCACCTGTTTGGGATGCGGCAGGGGACAAAAGGCGCATtagttatattaaaaaaaaaaaaaaaaggagctcGGCGGGAACCGTTTTTCCCCGTTCCTCTCAGCGTGCACGCCATGGCCCTGGGAGATCTGAGCATAggatttatatatttatcttagATCGCCTCTGACAGTTTTCTGCAGTCATAAATTCTTTACAGCTACACAAATACCACTGTGGGGAATAAGCAAGGTTACTGGACATAAGATAGGGCCCCGATTTAGCTGGAGTTTCTGACAGCACACAAAGAATAATGAGACAAAAAGCACATCAGCCCTCCTTCATCTTTTGCCTGCACAAGTAGATCTAAACCGTAACTGTGCTCCGTGATGAGCAAGGAACCTTTTGTCCATATGTAGTGCATAACTGTTCATTCCTGTGAAGTCAAACCAGCTCATGGAAGAGAATCTCTAAAATAATGCATGACGCTTGGCAATGTCTGGTTAATCTAACCACACATGATGGTCTGGAATTTTGTAATGCATTTAGtttctttgcttttaaaagcaaCTGCCAGTGTTGTAGCATTTCAGTAAACACGTTTGCGCTTGTGTGTGCTCATAACAAGAAAGACCACCATGGCTGATTAACTGTTTATTCAGTATGGGCACGTTCCAGCAGAATGAAAAGCTCATTACCCTGGCCTCTTAGGTTGGACTGAAACCATGACCTTCTTGCAAACTCTTATCAAAGACATTAAACatcaattattcaaattaattacTTCAATTCGGATCCAAATGTTACTCATTCAGACAACTTCATGAAACTTGCAGGATTTGTATGCATGAAATATGTATGGTAAAGCTATCAGTCACTTCAAAATGAATAAGCCCACTCTGGGATCGACATATTTACTCTGGAGGTAAAAGTGATTAGACACAGAAAAGGTCTTTAACATGACATTGTAGAACTTTTGATACTGATAAGTTCAAGTTGAAGGCAATGCTCTCCACTTTACAAATGCAGCCATCTAAAAAATACATACAGGCAATTTAGTTATAACGAGTGTGATTTCAAATAAAGTGATTTTGTATTGAGTTCATGTATTAATCACAACACTTGGCCAGTTAGATAATAAATATCACACAAAGTGGCTATGCAAtaaatattcacacaaacaaaactttcCCAAAGCAGTGAGAGGGAACATCTCAGAGGATGTTGTATTCAGTTTTGCTTCTGATTGCACAGAACTGTCATACCGCCATATCACAGTTTGGAATGTGTGTGGATCGCAATGAAGGGTTCCTGATCTGTGTGGCTGATACTAAAGTGGGCTCGGCCACTGGTATCCACGGTAACCTGCTTTCCAGTACAATGACCTTCTGTCTTCTGGCCGGAGATGACATCACAATAGGTCCCAGGAGCAAGACCAGTCTTCAGAGTGGCATCTAAAGGACTGAGATGGTAAGATTGTAACTGCCCAATTCAAAGTATGCATCCTAGTGAAGGTCAATTTAAGTTCTATCCTTTACAGAACCAGGACACTGAAGCATTCACTTTCACATTAATTTTCTGTGGAATGTAAATTAGAACATAAGCATGGTCTGATATAACAAAATTTTCTCAAGTTCACTgatcaataaaaatgaaaaccagTGCATTTGCACACTCACCATTCATCATTATTGATGATTATGAAGCCACGATCTCCACGTCCAAATGCAATCTGGTTGGCTCCATTGTCCCACCAGTTGCTAAAAGGCTGCCCATTCACTATACTGCGGAAGGAGACCATATTCCTAGATCAAGCACAACAGAATGGCATGATTAGGTATTGCTAGGATATGTACTCTAGTTCAGGATGTAACCTTTGAATCTAGTCTGAAGCACAGTTTAAATATTTGTCCATGGCAGAAATTCTCACCTGATCTGGGGCCAGCGGTGTTCACAGACCCACCCATCTAAACAGCTGCCCACTGGACTAATGGGGACAGGCTTTGTAGAGCCATCGGGATAACTAGGAGGCCCAACCCAGTCATTCTCATCCTGGAAAACAGGAACATTGACTTCTAACATCTCACACTAATGACAGGCCATGATGGCTCACATGATCATTATGGTTGAAATCACTAATATAACTGGTTATAACTGGATTTGCAGCCAAATATGCTTTAATTAATAAAGTGGGGCAAATTTCATGGCTACATGTATGAACATAGAACTAAAAAGGCAGGTCATGTTTTGACCTGTGAGGTTATAAGCATTGTGGGGAAATGATTCGAGCTGCTCAGTTTTGgtttacattatattttggGTATATTCCTCCTGATTCTCAACACCTGCATCATTTACTTGACTCACTGTTTACAAACCCACTGTGAGTAATAGGTAATTGAAAAATAAGTAGTGATTCCATTCTTTACAAACaagataaatgtaaagaaaacattGGGAGCATCTAGTTTTCAGTagtaaatgttgtttttaagcaTCTTCACTTTCTATGAATTTGAGAATGGTATTTCCTCCAAACTTCTTACAGAATATGAACTCTAAGTGACTTTAAAGGAAAAAATTCACCCAAAAATGAATGTAAAGCAATGCAATTAAATAAGCAACAGCAGATAAGATCATGCTAACTAGCATTCATTTAGGATTAGTACTTGGAAGTGTGGAAGTGTTCCTTTCGGGGTGAACCACACAGACACCTACTTTTCCATTCACAATGTGCCGATCCCAACGGTAGCTTGACATCACTCTGGTCATTCCATAGGGATGGGCTAGCATGAATGCCATGGCCATTTTGTAGAGTCTTAGAAGCAGAAGGAACAGTGAAGTCATTTCTCATTCAGGTGTGTTGGTTTTTGCTGGTACCAGCCGTAGAAGCAAACATGGCTTGATGGTGAGAGGATAGAGCTCCTACCTGGGCTCCCAGAAGGTCAGAATGGATGCCCCACCAGCCCCATGACCTCTCTGGTTGTCATGGTTATCCACAAACACTATGGCTTTGTCAGAAGGCATCAATCCCCAGCTCTCGCCCCAGGTCCTGTAAAGAACAAGAATTCAGACTGGCCTTGGGAGGAACATGAGCAAACCTGTAACAAAATAATGTGGCAGATAAACAGCCAGATAGTTCAGCTGTGGAATGTACAGTGCCTTTAGAGGTGGAGCTTGGTTATCCTTGAAGCATGATGTACCTGAGATTAGAGAGTTTATACCCGTTCCGTTTGCGAAAGACAGAACCCAGCAGAGTGCTGTATTTGAACTCTGTAACATGTCCAAGCGAGTGGTATTCACTGGCTTTAATTGGTTCATCCCCCAGATCAATGACCTTGAATAAGAACTCAAAATTACcagtcacattttttaaaaatctccaaATAACTAATTTCATAAAGCTGGATTTAGGGCTGCACAGTACGtcaatttttaattaattattgcaGTATTGATCTGTGCAATCTGTGTACTGATATCGTAGAATGCTGCAGTATGTAAATTATCCTTCTAATAAATCACAGTATTTTTTACTGGCTGAAGTGTGCATCCTGACCAATCTCAGCCATTGCAGATGAACGTTATGTGAGTGATTTGTTAAGCCAAGTCATTCACATAattcaacaaatgtaaataacttCCATCAAAGTAATGTAGGCTGATTTGATCAAGGTTGTACTGATCAtcaatgtttttaatgtactgCCAAGCATACTGAAATTACATCTTAAATTACTTGATTAAAAATTAAGGTCAAAATCACAAGGATTACAATGTGCTAGAGAGGGCTCTGTGGCCTAACAAATGAAGACTGAACCTTACTTCTTGATAAATGAGAGGCTTGGAGCCTTTCGGAAACCACTTTGGACTAAGGTCACGGAGTTGTCCATATATGACCTTCAGGTCATTTGGCCACATATGCTTACAGGCGTCCACCCGAAAGCCAGCCACACCCATGTCCACTAGAGAATTCATGTAGTGGATGACCCTCCCACGCACATGCTCCTTCTCCAGTGCCAAATCAAGGAGACCGAGCAGACGGCAGTTTCGCACCTGTGCGAACGTGTTGGTTAAAAAGAGTGTATATGCAGGGCTTAAAACAGCTGCTATACATTTCTGCATAGTGAAACAAACCTATTTACACCTTTGTCCAATGGTATTCCTAAACAATGATCTTTCATCGTTCCCTAAATTATACCTGATAAATGTCTTGGTAATTCTCAATATTGCCGCTCCTGCTGGTGCATTTATCATCGTTGAAGTCGGTGGCGGAATAGGGCACAGATGGGAACTCCTCTCGTATGGCATTGAAGTATGAGCCACAGGTCGAGTGCCTGCCCTCCCCTGCGTCCGATGCACACATGTGATTGATGACAATGTCAGCATAGATCCTCACCTGCAGAAAATGCTCACGGGTTCATTTCCATAACAACACAGTGCAACACCGTCTCTTGCCACACATCAAATTGTGTCAGTCCACCATCTTGGGAGCACAGACTGGGTCATTAATGTACTTTGGATATTCAAGACCCCAGCAGATAGTTCTGCTAGATAAAGCTGCTTGAAAGAGCTGTCCAGTTTATCTGGCAGTGTGCTAATTGTTTTCTGAGTGACTGTCAACATATTTAAAGAGTTTGTACCCCAACATTGTTACATCTGGTGATCATGTTCTTCAGCTCTTGTTCTGTCCCAGATCTGGAGCACAGATTGTAGCTGACTGGCTGGTACCTCTCCCACCATGGCCTGTGTGGTTTGGAAACCACAACATGCTCACTGGGAGGAGAAATCTGGTAGAGGAacacaattattttctttcagcaTAATATACCATGTCCCCAACAAAAAATCATGTGCTTTTAAGAAAAGATCTGATATAGGAAAAACTGACTTTCCTCTCTTCATGTGATAGTAGTCTATATTTTATTAGTAATGCATATTTACTCTCATATAAAGCCACTTGACAATGCAAGTCAGTATGCTTACCTGAACTCCAGCAAAGCCATTGGGTGCCAAATATCGCTCACACTCATCCGCAATATCTGACCAGCGCCATTCAAATAAATGGACAATCGAACCTCCTTGTTGGGAACAGTACTGGGAAAAGCCTAGTCCAAAACCCAGTGCCAGCAAACACCACTTTGCCTTTACCTAATCACAGATGGTCAGGATATACAAGAACACACCTGAGCAGCTTATACACATTACCAGTAACTCATGCCATGCAACTGCAATTCCCTATTTGGATTTGAATTACTGATACAGAGCCTATGAACATTCAAGCTTGGAGGTGGATACCTCAGCATTGTACAATATTAAGAAATGTTTATCTGtaacaatacataatacataaaatcttttcactccATTTAGAGTAAACAATCTTTATACAAGTATCTCATGGCAATGTCCTGGTATTTGCCCTGGAAGTCCCCAGAGTAGTGCAGATTTAAAAGCCTTACCTTCATATTTAAGCAGCCAGTGGGATCCACATAAGATGAACACCGTGATGATAAACAGTGTGTTGTTGATGGAGCTGCAGCACACCTACCCGTTTACTGGGGCTGGACCAGATTAGGCCCAGAGCAGGGAGCTAAAGTTACACATGCAGCCTTACCGCAGTGAAGCTTAGCtgggacacacatacacaccctggCCCTGCCACACGCAAACTGCCAATGGTGGTTATGTAGCAAATTTACACCAAGACCTGGAAGTACTAGGGCTTTCAGTTGTCCAAAtgcattttcttccttttaGCCTTTTCTGATCATCAAATACCTGATACTTGCCTTATTATTCCATTATAAAAATAGAGAGCAAAGGTAAAGAAAATCTCAGCACAAATAATCATAGCACATTTTAGTCCTCTGAAATGTTTTAAGCCTAGAGCCAGTTGCTCATCTTCCCTCTACAACCCGGTGCAGTGGTGTATACTCCATGTGCAGGAGAAAAGTGTGCTGGAAATAAGAGTGCAAAGTCCTGACTACAAACAACACCCAGCAGcctgcccccgcccccgccccccacagAGCAGAGTCAAAGCAGTCAAAAACTGATCGGCTGCAGCCTACTCCTTAgcattttccttttgtttatttgagtgtgtttatttgtttgtttgcttgcatgcCGTCTCTGGCTCTTTTCTGTATTGACACCACCATCTGTTGCAATGCCTCTCAGAGATGAAATGGCTTTTGGCTAGCTCACTTTCCAAACTTACGCCCCATAATGCAGCCTTTCCTTAGCACTGCTGTACAATAATCCACAACCAATAAGCCATATTATTCCACTCTGGCTGGCTATTACAGTTTATCTTTGAGACTGAAATGAGAACACTTAGTCAAAATCAACACccagaaacaaagcaaaaataactaGCAATCTCAAGATCAAAGACATCAGCAAAAATAGACATTTAGAGCAGCAgatgtgaaatatttatttttatttatttgcaacaCACCATAAAGTAAgtcaaatacataaaaataagtTTTACATGCGACTTAAttgcagctttttttttgcttgaagaCACAGGGGACTCATCACCTGGGGACTGGAAGCAAAAGTGAGAGAACAACACATAGAACCCAAACAGACAAAGAGCAGGTGAAACAGCACCCGTCTTTCTCCTACCTAACACATACTTCATGTG contains:
- the LOC113584546 gene encoding alpha-amylase 1-like; the protein is MKVKAKWCLLALGFGLGFSQYCSQQGGSIVHLFEWRWSDIADECERYLAPNGFAGVQISPPSEHVVVSKPHRPWWERYQPVSYNLCSRSGTEQELKNMITRCNNVGVRIYADIVINHMCASDAGEGRHSTCGSYFNAIREEFPSVPYSATDFNDDKCTSRSGNIENYQDIYQVRNCRLLGLLDLALEKEHVRGRVIHYMNSLVDMGVAGFRVDACKHMWPNDLKVIYGQLRDLSPKWFPKGSKPLIYQEVIDLGDEPIKASEYHSLGHVTEFKYSTLLGSVFRKRNGYKLSNLRTWGESWGLMPSDKAIVFVDNHDNQRGHGAGGASILTFWEPRLYKMAMAFMLAHPYGMTRVMSSYRWDRHIVNGKDENDWVGPPSYPDGSTKPVPISPVGSCLDGWVCEHRWPQIRNMVSFRSIVNGQPFSNWWDNGANQIAFGRGDRGFIIINNDECPLDATLKTGLAPGTYCDVISGQKTEGHCTGKQVTVDTSGRAHFSISHTDQEPFIAIHTHSKL